A single Rubrivivax gelatinosus IL144 DNA region contains:
- the cspE gene encoding transcription antiterminator/RNA stability regulator CspE, which produces MTTQTGTVKWFNEGKGFGFIAPDDGGKDLFAHFKEIKGSGFKTLTENQRVEFEVTQGQKGPQASNIRTLG; this is translated from the coding sequence ATGACGACTCAAACCGGCACCGTGAAGTGGTTCAACGAAGGCAAGGGCTTCGGCTTCATCGCCCCCGATGACGGCGGCAAGGACCTCTTCGCGCACTTCAAGGAAATCAAGGGCAGCGGCTTCAAGACGCTGACCGAGAACCAGCGCGTCGAGTTCGAGGTGACCCAAGGCCAGAAGGGCCCGCAGGCCTCCAACATCCGCACGCTGGGCTGA
- a CDS encoding PAS domain S-box protein: MARHPVTEADDPAAGPLADDIPSLATTLLASISDGVNVIDGRRRIVYTNRAFDEMFGYAPDELLGQDAAVLNADGQRSGELLAQEIVHTLEASGAWTGELLNRRRDGSRFWTHASVTSWRDPQRGTLWVTVQRDITAMREAQAQRRIAEQRFQLAQDAGHIGIWDFDLASGSVYWSPESLRLCGLPDDEPNLSYEDWRARIHPDDLALIDAGWAQVWRGESFNVEYRMRHGRDGWRWLYSAGRPVIDDEGRLMRVLGINLDITERRRAAAELEAHRDHLADLVAQRTQCLEEQTRFLQTMSDALPALVGYWDTALHNGFANRAYREHFGLSTERIRGTTMRELLGDELFAANQASAAAALAGTPQRFERSIRRPSDGRAMHVWVQYIPDVCDGRVVGFFVLATDVTALHEANEQLRRQAAELDDLYHHAPCGYHSITPEGTVRKINDTELAWLGYRREDVVGRHITEFMTPESVRTVHETMPRFFAQGRIESLELELVRRDGRRLPVLLSATAVRGDDGRPVLSRSVLVDYSQLREQQRVLRQVLSAAPVAVRIARARDRAVLFANDAFYALLDRPRAQADRIDIRAHYCDPAVFDEIGAQVAAGEAVLNRLVELHRPGQPETPHVWALSSYMPIVYENQPAVLAWLFDVSELQRARDDAEEAMRAKSSFLANMSHEIRTPLNGIVGMAHLVGRGPLEAVQRAQLAKLVAASEHLKSIINHVLDIAKIDAGKLTLCTAPLRLEAVAANALAMLEGEARAKGLQLLLELQPPLPAVLGDATRLEECLLNYVYNAVKFTERGSVTLRVRTDGEDERGVLVRFEVRDTGIGIKAGTMRKLFAEFEQGDAAGAHQAHGTGLGLAITRRLARLMGGDTGAASQPGQGSLFWFTARLPRAPAAGSEAAATAEDAEAELLARHRGRRVLLAEDNDINVDVARSLLEEVGLQVEVAANGAEAVACVAARGADYGLVLMDLQMPVMDGIAATRAIRASGEHASLPIVAMTANAFDEDRAACLAAGMDDFLAKPVVPEELFATVARWLSRPRH, encoded by the coding sequence ATGGCCCGCCACCCCGTCACCGAAGCGGACGACCCCGCCGCCGGCCCGCTGGCCGACGACATCCCGTCGCTGGCCACGACGCTGCTGGCCAGCATCTCCGACGGCGTCAACGTCATCGACGGCCGGCGCCGCATCGTCTACACCAACCGCGCCTTCGACGAGATGTTCGGCTACGCGCCGGACGAACTGCTGGGCCAGGACGCGGCGGTGCTCAACGCCGACGGCCAGCGCAGCGGCGAGCTGCTGGCGCAGGAGATCGTGCACACGCTGGAGGCCTCCGGCGCCTGGACCGGCGAGCTGCTGAACCGGCGCCGCGACGGCAGCCGGTTCTGGACCCACGCCAGCGTCACCTCGTGGCGCGACCCGCAGCGCGGCACGCTGTGGGTGACGGTGCAGCGCGACATCACGGCGATGCGCGAGGCGCAGGCGCAGCGCCGCATCGCCGAGCAGCGCTTCCAGCTCGCCCAGGACGCCGGGCACATCGGCATCTGGGACTTCGACCTCGCCAGCGGCAGCGTCTACTGGTCGCCCGAGTCGCTGCGCCTGTGCGGCCTGCCCGACGACGAGCCGAACCTGAGCTACGAGGACTGGCGCGCGCGCATCCATCCCGACGACCTGGCGCTCATCGACGCCGGCTGGGCCCAGGTCTGGCGCGGCGAGAGCTTCAACGTCGAGTACCGCATGCGCCACGGGCGCGACGGCTGGCGCTGGCTGTACTCGGCCGGGCGGCCGGTCATCGACGACGAAGGCCGGCTGATGCGCGTGCTGGGCATCAACCTCGACATCACCGAGCGCCGCCGGGCCGCCGCGGAGCTGGAAGCCCACCGCGACCATCTCGCCGACCTCGTCGCGCAGCGCACCCAGTGCCTGGAGGAGCAGACGCGGTTCCTGCAGACGATGAGTGACGCGCTGCCGGCGCTGGTAGGCTACTGGGACACGGCGCTGCACAACGGCTTCGCCAACCGCGCCTACCGCGAGCACTTCGGCCTGAGCACCGAGCGCATCCGCGGCACGACGATGCGCGAGCTGCTCGGCGACGAACTCTTCGCGGCCAACCAGGCGTCCGCCGCCGCCGCGCTGGCCGGCACGCCGCAGCGCTTCGAGCGTTCGATCCGCCGGCCGAGCGACGGCCGCGCGATGCACGTCTGGGTGCAGTACATCCCCGACGTCTGCGACGGCCGAGTCGTCGGCTTCTTCGTGCTCGCCACCGACGTCACGGCGCTGCACGAGGCCAACGAGCAGCTGCGCCGCCAGGCCGCCGAACTCGACGACCTCTACCACCACGCGCCCTGCGGCTACCACTCGATCACGCCCGAGGGCACGGTCCGCAAGATCAACGACACCGAACTCGCCTGGCTGGGCTACCGGCGCGAGGACGTCGTGGGCCGGCACATCACCGAGTTCATGACGCCGGAATCGGTGCGGACCGTGCACGAGACGATGCCGCGTTTCTTCGCCCAGGGCCGCATCGAGTCGCTCGAGCTCGAACTCGTGCGGCGCGACGGGCGGCGGCTGCCGGTGCTGCTGTCGGCCACCGCGGTGCGTGGCGACGACGGCCGCCCGGTGCTGTCGCGCTCGGTGCTCGTCGACTACTCGCAGCTGCGCGAGCAGCAGCGCGTGCTGCGGCAGGTGCTGAGCGCGGCGCCGGTGGCGGTGCGCATCGCGCGCGCCAGGGACCGGGCGGTGCTCTTCGCCAACGACGCGTTCTACGCGCTGCTGGACCGCCCGCGTGCGCAGGCCGACCGCATCGACATCCGCGCGCACTACTGCGACCCGGCGGTGTTCGACGAGATCGGCGCGCAGGTCGCCGCCGGCGAGGCGGTGCTCAACCGGCTGGTCGAACTGCACCGGCCCGGGCAGCCCGAGACGCCGCACGTCTGGGCGCTGAGCTCGTACATGCCCATCGTCTACGAGAACCAGCCCGCGGTGCTGGCCTGGCTGTTCGACGTCAGCGAGCTGCAGCGCGCGCGCGACGACGCCGAGGAGGCGATGCGCGCCAAGAGCAGCTTCCTGGCCAACATGAGCCACGAGATCCGCACGCCGCTCAACGGCATCGTCGGCATGGCGCACCTCGTCGGCCGGGGGCCGCTGGAGGCCGTCCAGCGCGCCCAGCTGGCCAAGCTGGTGGCCGCCAGCGAGCACCTGAAGTCCATCATCAACCACGTGCTGGACATCGCGAAGATCGACGCCGGCAAGCTGACGCTGTGCACGGCGCCGCTGCGGTTGGAGGCGGTGGCCGCCAACGCGCTGGCGATGCTCGAAGGCGAGGCACGCGCCAAGGGGCTGCAGCTGCTGCTCGAACTCCAGCCGCCGCTGCCGGCGGTGCTGGGCGACGCGACGCGGCTCGAGGAGTGCCTGCTGAACTACGTCTACAACGCGGTCAAGTTCACCGAACGCGGCAGCGTCACGCTGCGCGTGCGCACCGACGGCGAGGACGAACGCGGCGTGCTCGTGCGCTTCGAGGTGCGCGACACCGGCATCGGCATCAAGGCCGGCACGATGCGCAAGCTGTTTGCCGAGTTCGAGCAGGGCGACGCCGCCGGCGCGCACCAGGCGCACGGCACCGGCCTCGGGCTGGCGATCACGCGCCGGCTGGCGCGGCTGATGGGCGGCGACACCGGCGCAGCCAGCCAGCCCGGCCAGGGCAGCCTGTTCTGGTTCACCGCCCGGCTGCCGCGCGCCCCGGCCGCCGGCAGCGAGGCCGCCGCGACAGCGGAGGACGCCGAAGCCGAACTGCTGGCCCGCCACCGCGGCCGGCGTGTGCTGCTGGCCGAGGACAACGACATCAACGTCGACGTCGCGCGCAGCCTGCTGGAAGAAGTCGGCCTGCAAGTCGAGGTCGCCGCCAACGGCGCCGAGGCGGTGGCCTGCGTCGCCGCGCGCGGCGCGGACTACGGCCTGGTGTTGATGGACCTGCAGATGCCGGTGATGGACGGCATCGCCGCGACGCGCGCGATCCGTGCCTCGGGCGAGCACGCGTCGCTGCCGATCGTCGCGATGACGGCCAACGCCTTCGACGAGGACCGCGCCGCCTGCCTGGCCGCCGGCATGGACGACTTCCTCGCCAAGCCGGTCGTGCCCGAGGAGTTGTTCGCCACGGTGGCGCGCTGGCTGTCGCGGCCGCGGCACTGA